GTAAATATTTACTCGCACTTAGTGTTTATATCTAAccaaacaatttaactttaacaGTTAAAAAGTAAAGAGAGAATATGTATCATTTATACTTTAAATGATAATGCGCGTATGAAATTAGATGTCCTACATTCATTGATCTTATGCAAACACCGTGTATTACATAAATCAAAAGGCAAAAAAGGAATAGTTTTTAATATGAAAAACATAGTGGCATGTATTTATTGAGGGTAAGTTTTTATCATCACAAAGAGCTTTCAGCTCTTGTCAATGTAATTGTAGTTTAACCCACATTGTTTCCCACCTATTTCTTCCCATTTATAGTTGGTCCATTTTGTTGTGGATCTTAATAATCAGGATCAATAGGTACATTTTTTACTTGATAAGATTTTGGCGATCTTCTAAGAGTTGAATaggaaattaaaaaaagaattatCTTGAAAGGAGAATTTACGGTGAAAACTTCCTTATACACCAGTATTTTTTAGTTGACTGAAAGAAAGTGCTATACTAAAGTCTACGTTGAGATAGGACTAATTGTTGTGTATTAGAAAAATCAGTAATGTAATTACCGCCTAAACCTTAATTACTCTTTCTCGAATCATTTTTATTAACCATATAAATTTAGGATCCAGCTCCACTCTATTTTCTGTTGTCTCTGTTCTCGAGTTCTTACTCTTTCTAACCGTCCTGGTTTGTAAACTCATTGTACTAGCTATGAGGTAACGAATTTTCAATCTGTGACTTTCACTTAGCTCATGTACCAGGTAATTTTCATTAGAGGCGAAGCCAAGTTTTAAAATTTATGGGTTTATAACTTGTCGCCAAATTCATAGCTTGTCTTAATTACTTGCTTTCTCAATAatgtatttatacatatttaataaattttaataaaaatataGGAACTAAATAAAAGCAATTAACGAACCGTAAGTAACACTCTACTTCCGCCCCTGACTTTCATCATGGTAGGAAAAAAGGTTGTTTATTCCCAAACAACAGAACTTAAAGAAACAAAACAACCTTAGAAAAACACAGCACttacaaaaaaaaatcatcaacagAGAAGAAAAAACAGACAAGGAAAATACTCAAAAACAGAAaggggaaagaaaaaaaattaacagCTAAACAAAATGGTAAATTCTTAGTTAGTGCCTCCAAGCACACCCTTGAGTTTCTTAATTGTTGCTTCATCAAGGAATGTGGTGGCCCCCACCAACTTAGTTGGCAAATCATTAGCAAATAATGCAAAATCAGTTATCTGAAGACCTGGATTAGAGCTGCTAAAAAATATAAAAGCCACAGAAGTGTATCCAGCATCACTCACTTGAAAATGCAATAATCCTTGTGGAAGTACCATTAAATCACCCTTTTTAAGTGTCTTTAAGTAAACAGTATTTGCTGAAGAAACAAATCCACAAGTAATTTGGCCTTGAGTCACGAGTAAAATTTCAGAAGCACCAGGGTGAGTGTGAAATGGAATTACACCACCTGGTGCTAAGTCCAAACGGCCCCCAGAAATCCCAAGCCCATTAAGGCCTGGAAATTGGGCTGCAAATGCTGGTGTAACTGCGGCCTTAATAATGCTTGCTGTGTTTCCAGCTTTACTAAGCCCAGAAAACACGAAATCGTCAACTGTGACATTTGTGACACTTTTGCAAGAATAACCAGCAGGTGATTCTGGACCTTTTAAGTCTGCTACACAGAAATCTTGAACAGAAGCATTGCTGCTCAAGATGAGGGCAGCTAAGAGAAAGAGAAGTTTAaacatttttgtaattttttttggcTAGGGAAGAGTTAATTTGTTATATAGAGTTTGTGAGCAAGGTATGTTAGTTTGGTGTCTGTATATATAGGGAGAGATTGAgtgagaattttggaaattaaagAGCAAAAGGACTTGAATGTCGACAGGGAAATGCTAACCACAAATTGTGTGATAGGGCTATCTTGAATGTTGTTTGTGATCGGACCTTCGAACCAAGTTTTACCTTGTTCATCATGTCATGGACTTATATGTAAATTCACTGAGTGTCATCCGCATCGTCCTGAGTATTTATGGTCACCAAAATTTACAAGGTATTTTTTTCTTGTGTCCGTCTCAGAGCTAACTTGGCTAGGTAAAGGTGGTAAATTGAGTCCCACGCAATCACTCATCCGCCAAACAATAGGTTATGATATCAGTTGTTCGGTTAAGCCAACCAAAAATACTGGTAACAGTCTGTGATATAAGTCCATTTTGAGCCAAATCATCCTCAAAATGACGCCAACCAAAAATACTGCTAACATTCTGTGATATAAGTCCATTTTGAGCCAAATCATCCTCAAAATGACTTGCTCTGTTAAAAGTATCCTTATAGCTTATAGTTTTGTGTAACTTCTTTTCCTTGTTAATTACCATGTGACCCATGAAGAAATCGACAAAAAAGGTAAAAGAATAAAAACAAGGAGTATCTTTTTGGTGTTAATACACATTATTAGTTCATTAAGAGGTGATGTGATCGTGGGATATCTTGATTTCCCATTTGATAGGTCCGActtaacaatcaaaatatcatttCAAAGAGTATTGGTCTCTAGTGCATTGTTTTATCATGGCAACATGATGTTTCTCTTCTATATTTTCTATCACAGTGCAAATGTTATAGAAAGTTCAATGGGGCACTATATGGCCCCTTTTTAGtccaattttcaaattctaaGTTAATTCAGTTGGGTTTAATTTCGCCTCCAAAAGTTGTTTGGgtaaatttctcctttttgcaaATAAATTTAGGTCATTAGAAATTAGAATAACAGGGTACAGAATTTAAAGAGTGACATAAAAAAGATTACTTGTGCAAATGGCCATAAGGCGAGGGAGTTGAGTTAATGAAAGTGGTCCTAATTAAGGGCACATGATGGGAAAAAGGTAGGAAAAGGAGAAGTCTATATAAGAAGACACATCTGACAGCTCGAATCCAGAAAGGCATCAAAGTATACAATTGTATATCTTACTAAGTAGCTAGGAAAGGAATTATGTGGACAATAGCAATTGTGCTTCCACTAAAGGATTTCACAATTGAACTCGGTACACAAGAGGCCAAACTATGGAGGAAATTTAGCCTTGATTGGCGTCTGATATGGTGCAATGCTAGCTTGTAACAGAGACCGTTAGAATTTTGGGTTTAGGGGTTCTGAATTCTATAAAAGACATCTTATTGGGTTTTGAATAAATAATTCATATATGTATTTAGTGAATTTAAAGACAAATACAACATTTGGACAAAAACTATTGGATTATGCTGACCCGTATGCAGAAGTGTATCCGTCTCTGCAAACTTAGACAAGACATCTTCTCCTATTATTCGACCTATTTTTGTAGTCTGTAGCACATTGCTAGCTTGTAACAGAGACAAAGTTAGAATTTTGAGTTTAGGGGTTCTGAATTCTATAAAAGACATCTTATTGGGTTTTGAATAAATAATTCATATATATTTAGTGAATTTAAAGACAAATACAACATTTGGACAAAAACTATTGGATTATGCCTACCCGGAAGCAGAAGTGTATCCGTCTCTGCAAACTTAGACAAGACACCTTCTCCTATTATTCGACCTATTTAGTGTATACCCACTGTTAACACTTAAACAGATTCCGTGGAATAATAGCCTAACAAACATTATGTGGTATCTAATATTAACGTTAAATAAGTCTCCATTAGAAGCTGGAAAAACAATATTAACGTTAAATTTTTATAATAAATGATGCTCATTCTGGAAAGTCATAACAGATTTAGCATCTACATGAAGTTGAATCTTTGTTTTGTCCAAAATAACAATATGTTCAAATGTTGCTAGATAGATACTATTGCTTGAAATTTACTTAATATTCATGTGGCACCAGCTTAATGATAAATAacattcaatttttatttttaaccaATAGAAACTTCTCTCTACATAACTAGAGTTGTTTCTTCTTCCCTAGAGGTATGACAGACCTATATAATGTAAATGAACCCACTGTAGTATACTCAAACTTCAGGTTTCCAAACAGTGGATTTATCTTTAACACGGAAACTCTATACAATTTCCTTTTATAATAATCCTTTATCCTAATGAAATTTTGGAACATGATGTGATAGCGCAGAGATTATTGTGTCCAGTATTTACAACTTGTGAAGCTGCGCTGGCCTTAGGCCTGAGTTGAGGAACTGGTTTGGGCTAATAACATAATACTCGACCAATGGTGATAAAAGCCTAAAAATAGCTTCTGGATTTTAGCTGTATACATAAGGCAAACTAAAAATAATAACTCAAGGCTCAAGCGCACAGATAGCCGATTTTAGGACCCGTATTTAAGGCATAACTTGAGTTTCAATTTTTCCTCGAGTTGTCGACACTGAAGCAATTCACCATGTGCTGGTGGTGGGAGAAATAGAATAATGGAGTTCCCACTGAGTACTTCATATCCGAGCAGTAATTCTCAGAGTCTcatgtgtgtgtgagagagaaaaGAAGAAGGGCAGCTACACTTTCGTCTAAAATTTGTCAGCACTGGCTATAAGGTAAATCATTTCAAAAATCGGATATAACTTAAATAGCAGGGTGAAAACTGGCTATTGGATGGAATTCCTACATAAGTTAACGAAAGGCAATTGGGCTACCCATTAATAAGACTACCTGCCAAAAGAAATTGCCAACAAAAAAGCCCAAAACACAAGCTTTGTGAAACTTAGAATTACAAGTCAACCGAGATAAGTACGAACAGGGAATTTCCAGGTAAATTTAGAGAGTAAAAGCACTGCCACAACTTGATTTAGACTAAGCAGCAATCACCAGAATAAAGTAAATGCCACAAAATTAAACTCAAATATGCAACGATGATGATAAATAACACAGGCCACCATGCACAAAGGAAAAAAGGATTGACAATTCTTCACATTATTGCAAAAGCAACATATTTCAGACTAAAATAAAGACAACCTGTATTTAACGATGTTTATAACTTTTCAAGTCTGATAGTACATTCTATATAGATACCCAAGTAATTCTGCCTTCTTAGTATACAATATCAGAGACAATATTATAATTGTATTAACCCATAAATAAATGGTTTTCTTGAGGTGCAATCTCTATGGTACAAATCAGCATTACAGCTCAACAATGACAACTAATGCCTCTAACAAGTATCCTTGCCTCCCTTACAAGGTCCACTTCTTAACAGACAGAAAATAGGTAATCTTTAATGTCCTTCATAACAAATCCCGGCCAGTTGCTTAAAAATGATATAGGAGGCAAGATGTCATCTTAAAACTTTCCTTTATGACCTACAATATGAAAAATTAACAGTCAAGAATCGGCATTTCGTAGACACACACTActacaattaaaaatgaaaaaccAAGCCATAATTGCCTCTAAACATAATTTCATACCTCACTAAAAGTTTATCAAGAAATATTACTAACAAATGCAATTTAAGTTTCAGTTGTGCTAATGTCAAACTATGTTCTACTATGAATTACACACGAGTACTCGATTACACACCCCTCACTCTGGACCAAAGCAAGCCTCGTGTTCTCCTGAAGTTTAAAGAGGATTATTTCAATTCCAGACTCAACGACTTCATCCACTTTTTAATAACTGTGATGTCTGGGCCAACTTGCGcccacctcgactaattccatgaGATACCGGCTACCTCCCACCAACAAAAGGTATCAGGTAACTTTGTAACTTTGTCCACCGAGACTTAGACGGATGGAAGAAAATCACCTGGTGTTTTTGTCTCCGTTGGATTTGAACcggagacctcatggttctcctcccacttcattgatCACCAAGCCACACCCGTGGGTGCTACTACTAGTAAATTCTAGTGAACACATCTTCTCCTGaactttatttttattattcGTCTTCTCGCATAGCTTTAATTAGTTAATTCTAGTAAACAGGTAAAGGCTTCGGCAATGATCCTTTTAATTCCAATACACTGGTATAGGTGGGCCTTCTATCATATAGACGTCTAAGAAAATCTTAAAAACTCAGGTTTCTGAAACAAATTCGACACCTATTTTTTCCCTTAAACAGTATTATTCTTGTTATATGGATACTTAAGTCATGCTATACAAAGATAAACAACAAGTAACCAAAATATGTTCCTGGCTGAGAACTTGAAAATGATTCTTCAGATATGAGCAATCAAGTATCAAAGAAGGGCAAATGGCAAATGGATTCCAGAAATCACAGTAGATTTTGTGAAAAAGCAGAACAAACCTCATGACAACATAGAAAAATATTCCACCCAAAAAAAAGCAATGATGCATAACATATGTAACTTTGCAACATTTCTCTTCATAAATTCAGATCACTGGTGGACTCAATCATTACTTTAGGCTCCACATTAAATAAAAAGTTCACCAAAAGCAATAAGCCAAGTACAAGGAGGTAACTTTCCAAAATACTGGCACAGCAGAGAAAACATCAATTAGTCCTAGTCATTCACATAGTCATAAAGGAAAAACCGTAATATTCACAACAAAATGTCATAAGGAAAATGAACAAAATCCCCCCAAAAAAAGGAAACTTGCTAATAATGCCAATCAAGAATTACCAATTTACAAGAGCAAAAACAGAAATGTGGATCGACACCAATCTTCTGCTGAATCCTTAATTTTTTGTAATCCATGGAGTGCCATATTCATCCGTTGTTCAAAGAATCTCAATCTGTATAACTCTTTAGCTATATAAAACATGCTCCCCGACGAGCTAACAATAATTAGGCAAACAAATAGAACCCATAACAGATTGAAATTGAAATTGTTGGCCTTCAAAATCTAGAATCTGCCTTCAACAATTGCCTTCTCTTGATTATCAAAAATGCCGCCACACAAACTTGCAATATCGCTGCAATACCCACAAACATTAACCCAAGTCTCTTCCCCCAATTTAGCTTCTTTCCCTTTGATGGTTGACTAGGTGGCCTTAATTTAAGATTATTCTGATTGTGGTGGTGTAAATGTTCCTTTTCCGCGTCTTTTTTCTTTGAAGCAGGTGGCGGTGGGGCCCCTTGGGTGGATGGTGGAGGTGGCGGTGGGGCCCCTTGGGTGGATGGTGGAGGTGGCGGTGGGGCCAACGGTGAAGGCGGAGGAGGTGGTGGCGGCGGCAATTTCtcaggtggtggtggtggtggttgtaaATTAGGGGACTTTACATTTCCTTGTGAATTTACAGGAAGAgtaaataaaatgaagaaaatcCCAAATGTGAGGATTATCCAAGTTCGATCCATACATATGGGCAATCAAATCTTCAACAAAGATTAAGTCCTTCCATCCGGGTCGGACTCAAATCACCCAATATTTTCCCCAAATCGAAGCTTTAGGGTTTTCAACCGTTGCTAATCCAGGTAAATTTTTTCTTGATCTTGaaataacaaccaaaatattCCAAATGAATCCCCCCAAAATGTTGATAATTAAAGAAACGGGAGGTTGAAATCACCTAAATCGAATCTTCCACAAAGAACTAGGGTTAGAAAAATCGAATACCTAATTTTCCCCTGATCTTGCAGAAATAACCAATAATGTTTGAAAATAATGGCCTCAAAATGTTGAAAATTGAAGAACTAGACTTGGTGGGAGGTTGACTAGGCGAAGAAAAGGGTAGATTGGGAAGATATTTTTACCTCACAGATTCACAAATGTAGTGTGGCAAATAtctccttctttttcttgttGATGTTGACAATTTTCCCCCAAATCCAAGCTCTCACAAATCTAATAAGTTAAAACCGTTGCTCCCAGCTAATTTTTTTTCCTGATCTTGAAGAAACAACCAAAATGTTTCAAATTAATATCCCAATAATGTTAATAATTGAAGAATCTGTTTAGGAACTTCGTGGAAGGTTCAACTATGCAAGAAAAAGTGTTgattgggatttttttttttttttttttttttaacctcaaAGATTCATAAACGTAATGTGGCAAATATCttcttgttattgttgttgatgttgacaaATTTCTTCCCAAAAATGGACGTGATCCCCCCGTTAGAAATGGAGAAAATTAGAAAAGGGGGACAGCGaagggaagaaagaaagaaagagaaatggAAAGAGGGATTCAACGGTTGGTCTAATTTGGGAAATCGATCCACGATTTCATCGGCTGCTACTGTTGGTAATTCTTTAAACCCTTCATTATAGATTTGTATTCAGTGTAGATTTGTAATTCTACCTATCTTAATTGCCACACAAACACTACTAACCACTTAATAAAGAATATGTTCCTATATAATGATACAAAAATTACGGCCCAATACTTTTTGAAATAATCTAGCTTATAAAataatcacaaaaaaaaatatatgtagatatacatatactatacatataatatacatgttGGAAATTTATATAGGAATATGTCTTccaatttataattaaaatattttttatacaatTATAAATAGCGATGTTGTTAGCTAAATAGTTATTTTCACAACAATAGATATTGTAGAGATCATTCAGAGATTCGTAGAGCTTATCAGTAAAATACTTTCCAtcaatacatataatatacatatcaaTTTATATATTTGAGCTACTGTCACCTGCCAGTGATTAAGTTTGACTAGCACTACATTTACATAAGTTTCCCAATGATTGAATATGAAAAACAATAGTTTGCGCATTTGGTTCTAGTAgaccttttataataaaaattgcatataaaataattttaataatTCATTGACCGAATTAACGAAATAAGTAATGCTTAATAATAAGCA
The nucleotide sequence above comes from Lycium barbarum isolate Lr01 chromosome 3, ASM1917538v2, whole genome shotgun sequence. Encoded proteins:
- the LOC132633537 gene encoding auxin-binding protein ABP19a-like; this translates as MFKLLFLLAALILSSNASVQDFCVADLKGPESPAGYSCKSVTNVTVDDFVFSGLSKAGNTASIIKAAVTPAFAAQFPGLNGLGISGGRLDLAPGGVIPFHTHPGASEILLVTQGQITCGFVSSANTVYLKTLKKGDLMVLPQGLLHFQVSDAGYTSVAFIFFSSSNPGLQITDFALFANDLPTKLVGATTFLDEATIKKLKGVLGGTN